A genome region from Leptodactylus fuscus isolate aLepFus1 chromosome 6, aLepFus1.hap2, whole genome shotgun sequence includes the following:
- the TNFRSF14 gene encoding tumor necrosis factor receptor superfamily member 14 isoform X2: MGGHFRKALHLVFTLVHLTLACLPREYESNNLCCPMCDKGSFVKAHCTPQIGSSVCVLCAENTYTDQPNGLTECFRCKECDLGAGLIVKEKCTTISNTVCECKAGHFCLSPDCDLCQEHTQCHPGQYVKKNGTWKTDTVCENCSPGHYSDKDNSLHCLPWTKNLLLFFKTEIWRTRGQ; the protein is encoded by the exons ATGGGCGGACACTTCCGGAAGGCTCTGCACCTG GTTTTTACCTTGGTGCACCTTACATTGGCTTGTCTTCCAAGAGAGTATGAAAGCAACAACCTCTGTTGTCCGATGTGTGATAAAG GATCCTTTGTGAAGGCTCATTGCACCCCACAGATTGGGAGCAGCGTTTGTGTGctttgtgcagaaaacacataTACGGATCAACCAAATGGTCTCACTGAATGTTTCAGGTGCAAAGAGTGTGATCTTG GAGCCGGCCTGATAGTAAAGGAGAAGTGCACGACTATTTCAAATACAGTTTGTGAATGCAAAGCCGGTCACTTTTGCCTGTCACCAGACTGCGATTTATGCCAAGAACACACACAGTGCCATCCTGGTCAATATGTAAAGAAGAATG GAACTtggaaaacagatactgtgtgtgaGAACTGTTCACCCGGTCATTACAGCGATAAAGACAACTCTCTTCATTGCCTTCCATGGACGAA